The stretch of DNA GTGCACAGTTAACCCAGAAGACAACGGGAACTCATAAGAAAACTTGAATCCCATGCCAGAGGGCAATCTGCGGAGAATCATTTTGGCGGCTAGTTCAGGTTTTTCTAGTTCCAGGCGAATTCTTGCTTCTAGGTCGGATAGAATTCTGGAATAAACGGCAAAGGCTTCTACTGGGCTGCCCATGGAACTAAAATAATTATGAACGTCTCCAGGTCCGCCACCTTTCATAGACAAATAATACAGGTGGTCGCTTTGTTGCAGGTATCTCCACAACCAAGTTAGTTCTTTGTCTGCGATTCCTTTGATTAAGGGCTCAAGCTCTTTGAGGGACTCGTAACAGATGTTTTGAATCGGATTACCAATCCATGCGCTGGTGTCGCGTTCTATGTCCGCCCACGAAACGGTGTTGTATTCGTGGATGTCCACTTCTCCAACGGGTTCGTGCCGTGTGATTACTTCAGTTGGAGTTCGCCAGTTAAGGTGATGCCATTTGTTGACTTCGTGGGGCAGAGCTTTCAAGAATTCGTGAATTCCGGTTTCGGGCCAGTGGTGTTCCCCAAAGGTTTCGTAATCAACAAAAACTACAATTACCTGTCCTTGGGTTCCAGCCAACCATCGAGCATATTTGGTGGCGGTTAAGGGGTATTCGTTCCACCAATGGGAAGAAAACCGAAAACCAATATCATCAGAAAGGTTATAGTTGCGCAACAAAACCGGAAGACCAGAACCCTTAGCCAGGTAAACATAGTTTGGGCTTCTTCCATGAAGGGTGCTTTCTATTCCTTCGGTTATGGTTCCTTTGTAGCCCATTTTTTTCATAGTTTCTGCGATAGAGTTATTGAATAAAAGTTCAGTATTTTCAATAAAAGTTGGCATATAACCAATCAGTTCAGTCATGAGTTTTCTATGCATTTTGATTTGTTCAATAAACTCTGACCGCTCATTGTCGTACAAGCTGGCTAAAGAGTGAAAATAGGTTTCTTCCAAAAATTCTACGCAATCTGTTTTGGCAAGTTCCTTGAAAGATTCAATGAGTTCAGGCTGATATAGTTCGCACTGTTCAAGAAACACTCCAGACATTCCATATGCTACTTTGAAGGGTTTGCCAGCGTCTTTAGTTTGGTTGATTTGTTCAAGGATTATGTTATTTGCGGGCAGGTAACATTTTCGCGCAGCGCGCTCAAAAACAAAACGGTTCAAGCCGTTGTCAAAATACAGGTCAAAAAGGTCTTGTTTGGTTAGTTTACCTTTAACAAGCAGATCGGAATGAAAGTTTCTGTTCAGCCTAAAAGGTTGATGAACCTCGAACATTAAACAAACGTCAGTCATGGTTAACCACAAAGCACAAACAAAGACACAAACAAAAAAACCAACAACCCTTTTTATAATTTCTTATTCATCAGCAAACCGTCAGATGACTATAGGCGATAACAATTGTGAGGTTTTGTGTTGATTTTTCCCAAAAAAGGTTGTCTTCAACATTCCAGTTCTATTAGTGTGTACTAATATGTTCATGAAATATGAGGGAACAAAGGTCTGCAGTTATTTTTTGGGTTTTCTTCGCAATAACACAAGTAATACCACAATGATTACTATCGCAGCCACTGATACGCCAAGGATAATTGGGGTTAAGTCTTGTTCGGGTTCGATGTAGTTTTCTTCTTCGTTTTGTGCTTGCTCTAAATACATAGAGGTACTTTGCAGTGCTGAAATAGCGTCTTCCCAGTTTTGTTGGGCAGCATGGCCTAAAGCGGCAGAATACGAGTTTTGGGCTTGTTCCAAATAAGATTGAGCCTCAGGGCTTTTGTAGGTTACATTTTCTGCAACTAAAATGTTGTGAGCGATTTCGTCAAGTAAGTCGTTATATGTGTCTTGCCAAAGATCTTGAATAACTATTACCTCTGAGGGTGAATCCCATGAAAAACTTTCGCTTTGACCTTCTTCGAATGCATCCATGCCAACAAAATAACTATGGGAACCTACAGAAACATCAGAAGGAATTTCCACAACTATTGTTGAAAAAGTGTAAGACCCCCCTGCAGGAATAGTCACAGGGTCTTCTGACAAGTCGGGACCGACAAACCGAGCTGATTCCATCCAATCAAAGTGAAGACCAAAATAATAGACTTCAATTTGTTTTGAGCCTAGGTTTGTAAATAGCACATTAATTACAATATTACTGCCTTGTGCAGGAGTTTCATCAGAAAAAGTTACAGTTACTGCCCCATCATTTGTATCAAACCCAAAAACGACTCCACTGGAAAGGCTCCAAAAAAGGCAAAAACAAGTTACAAACATAATCAACCGAGAAAATTTCATCAAATTTTCACCTGTCATCCAATATTTGCAGACTTAAAGAATATAATTTTTGGCTAACGTTGCCAAGGAAAAGGGTGTTAGGTTTTCCCAAATTTATAAAAACCTAAACAGGTTATTGATGTTAAAACAACAAATAGGAGTAATTGCTCGTGAAAAAAACATTAGTTATCGGTTCTACAACCCACGAGCAAGCAGAAACCATCCAATGGACCCAACGCTTTGGGGATAATTTCGAAAAATATGAGCGCCTGATTATTGATTTGACTTCTTTTCCGAAAGATTACCCCCGAACTCTTTTTACAAACATTGGCATACTAAAACGAACTTCTAAGGTTTTCATGCGTGATAACAAAGAAATTTTTTGTATCATGGACAAGCCTTTCAAAATTTTGTTTAAAGAAATTCCGTTAAATTTTGCTTGGATGCCTTTTCCCCAAAATCTAACGGTTAATCCAATGCTTTTAGGAAGAACAATAAAAGTAGTAAATGAAACCTTTGCTGATTACTTCAAAAACGTTCTGCAATGGGATAACGAACTCTACTGGCAAGAAACCGACAACATCAGCTTTGAAACCATCGCCACAAACAAAGACAACAATCCAATAGCAGTAACAATAACTATGCTAGGGCGAGGAAAAATCCATTTTCTTCCCAAAACAACCAAATCAAGCCGTTCAGACGCAATAAAATTACTGATTGACATTTCAACAAAAAACCAAACAAATGAAGCTCAAGAACAAAAACACACACAAACACAAGTTTATGAGTTCCCCAACACTAGTGATGAATCAGATAAAGACCACCACAATCTATTTTCTGCAGATTTGGGAAAAATCATGGGTGCAGTTTTTCAGATTCTGGAAGATTGGGGAGTAGCAGCCACGACCATTTATGATATACCCAATCCAATGGGGGTTCAGGTTCATGTGGTTTCGTTGAAAGGAAAAGCTGAAGCAAAAGACCCCAACATTAGCAGGATAATTAATCTAATCGAGAATCAAAAATATAAAACAAAGAATTTGGTTGTAGCAAACACATACGAAGAACACTGTCCAGAAAACAAAAAGAATATGGCACAAATTGATGTAGTTACAAAGCTTTTCTTTGAAACCAATAACACCTTGTTTATGAGCACTCAGAGCGTGTGCAATCTTTGGAAAAAGGTCACAAAAAAAGAAATCAGCACTCAAGAAGCAGCTTCGTTAGTTTTGAATCAAATTGGAGAAGTGCAAATTTAATCCATAAAAAGATTTAGTCAAACTATTTTGACTTAAAAAACTCAGGTTTAGTCAATATTTCTTGACAAAAAATGGTTTATGCAACATTTTTGATAATGAACATCCGAAGAAATGAAGATGCAGCACAGACTTTGGGCGGTTTCATGTTTACTATTTTTTGTTTCTAGTTTTTCGTTAATTAATTTGGTTAATGCTTCTTCATTAATGTGGAACCAGACATACGGGGGAGAAGCTGCAGATTTTGTTCGGTCATTAATTCAAACTTCTGATGGGGGATACGCTATGGCAGGATGGACTGAATCTTATGGAGCAGGAGGAACAGACTATTGGTTAGTAAAAACGGATTCACAAGGAAACACCCAATGGAGCCAAACATATGGAGGTACGGGCAGTGAGAATGCACACGCTGTAGTTCAGACAACTGATGAAGGATATGCTCTAGTGGGTTACAGGCAACTGAGAAGTGGTATGGAGCGCACTTGTTGGTTAGTAAAAACTGATTCGGAAGGAAACATGAAATGGAACCAAACTTTTTCGGGATCGGAAAATTATGTGGCATCCTCTCTGGTGGAGACTTCTGACGGAGGATTGATAATAGCTGGAACAAGCTTCTCGTCTGACGTTGGAAATTACGATTTGTGGATAATAAAAACTGATGCTACAGGAGAACAACAGTGGAACAAAACATTTGGAGGTAATGGATTTGAAGAAGCATCATCAGTGATTGAAACTTCAGATGGAAATTTTGTAATAGCAGGGTATACTACTTCCTTTGGTTCAGGAAATTATGATGGCTGGTTAATAAAAACAGACTCTGATGGGAACATGCAATGGAACCAAACTTATGGCGGGGCAAACTGGGATGAACTATGCTCTGTTGTTCAAACAATTGACGGAGGATATGCCATGTGTGGAATGACTGCATCGTATAATGGCACATCTAACGATTTTTGGTTGGTTAAAACAGATGCAGATGGAAACATGGTGTGGAATCAAACATACGACACGGGATATTATGAAAAAGCTCACGCCATAGTTGAAACATCTGATGGGGGATTAGGGATAGCAGGTTACATTTCTTATTCGACATTTAAAAACGATTTTTGGCTAATCAAAACTGACAGCACTGGAAACATACACTGGAATCAAACCTACGGCACAAAAGAAGATTGGGACATAGCCTATTCTTTAATTCAAACAGCTGATGGAGGATACGCTCTTGTTGGCGAAACATTATCCACTGATGATAAAGTAGACTGGTGGTTAATCAAAACCGATGGGCAAGGAATTATTCCAGAATTTCCAAAATGGACCATACTGCCCTTAGTTGTTGGAGCTACAATGATTTTTTCAATTATCAAAAAACAATTAAAAAATAAATTCCCTAACAGGGCAAAACTAGATGTAGATATTTAAGTTGTTTTCGATTTAGCTGGCTATGAAATTTCTACAGATATTATTTTCAGTAGTTGTTTGTTTGATAATAGGACAGTACAATTTGCCTTTACGCTTTTTGAGGTGTCCACAGGTTTTGCAGTTTCTTTCAGCACTCATTTTTAATGCTCCTTAAATTACTTCTAATACGGGGTATCGGTAACTTATTAGTCTATAAACTCTAAAAAATCGAAATGAATTCTTATTTGCCGCCAGTTAATATCTCCAGAACTTGTTTCTCATGCAGGGGACGATTGAATTCCACGTCTTCAACATAAGCTCGCAGGGGTTCTGCTACGCTCCATGCCTGAGAAACACATCCCCTAGGATAGTGAGGTGCGTCGCCGTCAAAGATTTCGCTGACTGTTCCTAATCCGGCTTGATAAAGGTGCTCATGAAAAAGGGACTCTAAGAAGTTTTTTTGGGCAAAACGTCGCCAAGGAGCCTCATATCCACGAGTTTTGGTGAACGCTGTAATGAATGGACCTAAAAGCCAAGCCCACACTGTTCCATTGTGATAAGCATTGTCACGATGTGACCAGCCCCCCATGTAGGTTCCATGGTAATTTGGGTTTGTTTCTGGAAGTGTTTTTAGGCCATATTTGCCCCACAATCGTTTCCATGCAACATCAACAACTCGTAACTGTTTTTCAGGTTCAAGAACTGGAAAATCTAAAGATACAGCAATCAACTGATTAGGACGTAACGTTGAATCTGAAGCTTCATCGTTTATTACATCAAAAAGGTATCCTCCAGTTTGGTTCCAAAACTTTTCTGCAAAACTAAGTCTGGATTTTCGAGCCATCTGAGAATAAGTTCGCCGTTTCTCATCTAGTTCAAATCGAGTGGCCAAAAGCTGCATAGTTTTCAGGGCATTGTACCATAAGGCTTGGATTTCTACTGCTTTTCCATTTCTTGGAGTAATAAAACCATCAAAGGTAGCAACATCCATCCAAGTAAGCTGAGGACCATGGGCAAGCAAACCATCCTCATCCATGTGTATGCCATAAATTGTTCCGTCTACATGGTTTTCGACAATTTTGATCAAGGTTTGCCACAAGTTTTTTTGAACAAACTCAAAATCTCCAGTGTATTTGAGGTACTGCAAAACTGCATTAAAAAACCACAAACTAGCATCCACAGTGTTATACAAGGGGATGTTCCCTGCCTTATCCGAAAAACGGTTAGGAACAACTCCATTTTTACAGTAATGTGCAAAGGTTAACAAAATTTCTTTAGCGTCATCAAAGCGTCCAGTAACCAAAGTTAAACCGGGCAAAGAAATTAACGCATCTCTTCCCCAGTCATCAAACCATGGATAACCAGCGATTACGGATTTTGTGCCATTTGAAGCTCGTTTTACAACAAAACTGTCAGCAGCTTGAACAAGCCATTTCAAATAATCTTTAAAATCTATGCTAGAATTTTGTTTCTCAAATTTTTCCAGCAAACTTTCATGTCGAGCTAACTGTTCTTGATACAATAACTCAATGTCAGAGGTCCGTTTTCCAAAATACGAAAACAGGCTCTGGGCATCAGCATCTGTTTTTGCAGCGACCGCAAGAACATGAAAGTGCTTTGTTTCCTTAGGTGCCACATTGAAACGGAAATACCCTGGTCGATAGTTGTCTTCTAAACTGTTGTCATCTCGGGAAGAGTCAACCCTGTAAAACAGGTTTTCTACCCACCAAGGTTCTTGCACAAAAGAGCCATCAGCACAAGACAAAACAAGAGAAGAAATAGACGAATCAGGTTGAATTGTAACAGTGTCTTCTTGGCTTTGAACTAAATTCCAGTTTATCTTATTTTTGTCTGTAATATTATAGATGTGACGAGAATTAACAAAAGCAGAAACAAAAACAGACACGTTTTCGTTTGTTGAGTTGTGAACGTTGTAGATTGCTACAGTTGCGTTTTTTTGGTAAGGCATAAAAACTGTTTTTTCTAAAGTTACTCCATGAACAGAATACGTAAACGTAGGAAAAGGTGAAACAGAAAAAGTTGAAAGAAACACGTGACCTTTGGGATGAAAGGTGTCTTGGAATTCGTTGGCGGCTAGGTCATAGTTTTTATTTCCAATTTGAAGAGTTTCATCAAGTTTTGTCAAAGTAATCCAACGATTTATGGGAGGATTAAAAGCAGCTACAAGCAAACCATGATACTTACGGGTGTTAACCCCCAAAACTGTTGAAGAAGCGTAGCCCCCTAGCCCATTGGTTACAAGCCATTCTCTAGTTAACGCATCATCAACGTTAGACAGAATGTTACGTCCCAGACTGATTTTGGGCAACACCAAGTTAAGTACCCCATTAGTAGGTTAATTGAGCAACTTGGCTATGTTTTTTCCTGTCTGTACTCCAAAATGTTTCGCCACAGTGCTACATTTGCTACGCAACAACAAAGCATGAGCAACAGGTAACTCAACCCCAGTAAGAGTTTCAGCATGACCCATACCCTTGGCAACAACAAAATCCACAGAACGATAAAGATCTAAAAACTCTTTTGAACACTCAGAAGTAAACAAACCAACCGAGTCTGCACCCGTAGTCATTACTCTATCGGCTATTTTGTCCATTCCAACGGCTTTAGCATCCTCCAGCAAGGCATCATTAAGCACAGGTCCAGCCTTAACTGCCACAATAACTTTTGCACCAAGATTTTTCAGCTCTTTTACTAGCAATGTATCTAAAGCGATTTCACCAGCGTTATCAGTCAAGTACAAAATTTGTTTAGAGTTCTTTGCTTTTTGATAAATCTGTGAAATGTCATCTATTGCTAGGTCGTCTTCGGCTTGTTGAATCAAACATTTTAGGTCAGAAAACTTGAAAGGATTATCCGGCAAATCAAACTCCATAATGTTCCCCACAATTGCAGAAAGACAAGCCTTACGAAAACGCAACTCAGGAGAAGCTTCCGCGGAAACAATATCCTGAGCAACAGACAATGCCTCCAAAGCTTTTTGGTTACTAAGTTTCTTTTTTTGTTCGTAAACATCATACGCATTGGTCATTTTACGAATCAAACGGTCACGTTTTGTTCCCAAATCCGCAGGATTAGCCATTGGACTAAATT from Candidatus Bathyarchaeum sp. encodes:
- a CDS encoding ARMT1-like domain-containing protein, encoding MNVQLRCISCILNRGYLQIQESTDDKDLQFKVLSEVLRFLNEEFSPMANPADLGTKRDRLIRKMTNAYDVYEQKKKLSNQKALEALSVAQDIVSAEASPELRFRKACLSAIVGNIMEFDLPDNPFKFSDLKCLIQQAEDDLAIDDISQIYQKAKNSKQILYLTDNAGEIALDTLLVKELKNLGAKVIVAVKAGPVLNDALLEDAKAVGMDKIADRVMTTGADSVGLFTSECSKEFLDLYRSVDFVVAKGMGHAETLTGVELPVAHALLLRSKCSTVAKHFGVQTGKNIAKLLN
- a CDS encoding amylo-alpha-1,6-glucosidase — encoded protein: MLPKISLGRNILSNVDDALTREWLVTNGLGGYASSTVLGVNTRKYHGLLVAAFNPPINRWITLTKLDETLQIGNKNYDLAANEFQDTFHPKGHVFLSTFSVSPFPTFTYSVHGVTLEKTVFMPYQKNATVAIYNVHNSTNENVSVFVSAFVNSRHIYNITDKNKINWNLVQSQEDTVTIQPDSSISSLVLSCADGSFVQEPWWVENLFYRVDSSRDDNSLEDNYRPGYFRFNVAPKETKHFHVLAVAAKTDADAQSLFSYFGKRTSDIELLYQEQLARHESLLEKFEKQNSSIDFKDYLKWLVQAADSFVVKRASNGTKSVIAGYPWFDDWGRDALISLPGLTLVTGRFDDAKEILLTFAHYCKNGVVPNRFSDKAGNIPLYNTVDASLWFFNAVLQYLKYTGDFEFVQKNLWQTLIKIVENHVDGTIYGIHMDEDGLLAHGPQLTWMDVATFDGFITPRNGKAVEIQALWYNALKTMQLLATRFELDEKRRTYSQMARKSRLSFAEKFWNQTGGYLFDVINDEASDSTLRPNQLIAVSLDFPVLEPEKQLRVVDVAWKRLWGKYGLKTLPETNPNYHGTYMGGWSHRDNAYHNGTVWAWLLGPFITAFTKTRGYEAPWRRFAQKNFLESLFHEHLYQAGLGTVSEIFDGDAPHYPRGCVSQAWSVAEPLRAYVEDVEFNRPLHEKQVLEILTGGK
- a CDS encoding alpha-amylase, translated to MTDVCLMFEVHQPFRLNRNFHSDLLVKGKLTKQDLFDLYFDNGLNRFVFERAARKCYLPANNIILEQINQTKDAGKPFKVAYGMSGVFLEQCELYQPELIESFKELAKTDCVEFLEETYFHSLASLYDNERSEFIEQIKMHRKLMTELIGYMPTFIENTELLFNNSIAETMKKMGYKGTITEGIESTLHGRSPNYVYLAKGSGLPVLLRNYNLSDDIGFRFSSHWWNEYPLTATKYARWLAGTQGQVIVVFVDYETFGEHHWPETGIHEFLKALPHEVNKWHHLNWRTPTEVITRHEPVGEVDIHEYNTVSWADIERDTSAWIGNPIQNICYESLKELEPLIKGIADKELTWLWRYLQQSDHLYYLSMKGGGPGDVHNYFSSMGSPVEAFAVYSRILSDLEARIRLELEKPELAAKMILRRLPSGMGFKFSYEFPLSSGLTVHSLQEFYDELKTINLRAIEFHMEQGDFERWINQVVGDDKLACEISQVGSLKRKLHGEKLRKKLLFILGNRLNNLKKISAPKSVTLKKQKK